The Prosthecobacter fusiformis sequence ACCCGCGCTCTATCCCCTTCGCCTCCGAGGAGGAAGTAAACCACCTCGTGGCGCTGGTCAGGGAGCAGCCGCCCTTGCCCCTGGCGCTTACTGAGGCGCTAAGGGATGGTGGCGATAATCACCGCTCGGCACTTTTCGTGGGCTTCGAGTTTGGAGCGTGGCAGACACGCTTTTTGCTGCGTGGACTCTACACGCAAGTGGCTCGTCCCTACAGGGCGGTGTCCACATCCCTTGAGCAGGCATGCAAGCGAGCACCTTCAAAAGAAGATGAGGAGTTTCTCTGGGCTGCCTACCGTGTTGTTTTCGCCGATAAGGCCCCCATCGACTTCGCCAAGGCACTGCGAGATGACTGGACAAAGTTCAATCAGACCACGCCTCCGCCTGCGCAAACTGGCAGCCCCGTTAATCAAGGTAAGGTTGTGGAGTTCATCGTGTACCATGTACCCTCCGACGATCTGCTGCTGATCGCTCAAAGCATAACAGAATTCTGGAGGGAGCATCACCCTGCCTTCGAAAGTTACAAGACAAGCAAACGAGCACGCGAGCTTGTCACCTTCATGAGCGAATTGAAGCGGTTACCCGATTTGCTCACACGCATTCGAGAACGCGTCCCCACTGATTTCTCTGCCAGCGAACCCACCTTCTACACCTTCTGAGCGTCATGGACACCGCACTTCCAGCGCCCAAGTCTGCTGACACTCCTCTCACAGTTAAAGTGCACCGCTATCCGGGCACCCGAGCCTTTCAAGACAAGGAGCTTGACCGCCGCCTCTTCACTGGGCGGGACACAGAGATTCGAGAGCTGTGCCAACGCATCTTGAGTCATCGCATCGTAGTCCTCTACGCAACCTCGGGCACGGGCAAATCCTCCCTATTGAAAGCGGGTGTCTTTCCCGAGCTGCGGGCTCGTGGATATCTGCCACTGGATGTGCGCTTTGACTTCTCGAAGGAGTGCACCTTGGGAACGCAGTTGGACAAGGAAGTCCGGCGTGAGTGTGCTCGTCCCGAGCAAGCTGCTACCTTGATCGATGCGCCGTCCGACAGCCCCACCTTTGAGCATTACTTTGATCAGGCCGAGTTCTGGGGAACACGCGGCCCGATGGTTCCAGTGCTAGTACTCGACCAGTTCGAGGATGTCTTCAAGCGTCACAAGGACCCAAAAATTGCCAAGCAGATCGCCCAGGCCCAGGCGGTCCTTTTTAAGGAAATTGCTAGCCTAATCACATCGCCGCGCGACATGCGGCTAGTGCTCTCCTTGCGCGAAGATGCGATAGGCACGCTGCTTGCCATGGGTCACGAGATTCCGGGCCTCACCCATCACAATCTGCAACTCCTGCCGCTCTCGGCAGAAAACGCCATTGAGGCGATTAAACTGCCTGCCACAAAAGATTTCGGCAAGTACAATGCTCTCTACACCCCCCCCTTTGAATGCGATGATGATGCTGTTCGCCCACTCACGAACTGGCTCGCGGAGAAGTCACGTGCCGTGATCAAAGACACTATGCGCGGGGAGGGGGGCGGAGTGGAAACCTTCGTTCTGCAGATCTTCTGCGAGCACATTGAGGCTCACGCGATCCGCGAGATAGCAGCAGGTCGCACTGGGACTTTCACCACAGCACTGTTTGAAGGCAAGGGAAAGAAAGAAGCCGTGCTTCGTGACTATTACCATGGCAAGCTTCTTCGCTTTCTTGTCAGTCGCACCCAGGAAGAGGCAGACAAGCTGGATCTACAGCAGTTGGAAAACAGGTGGTTGCTCCCGCGTCTTGCGAATAGATTCATGTTCAATCCGATGAGGTCGTGGCGCGTGCTCAATCTCCTGGAACGCGACCTTCTCACCAGCGATGGTGGGCGGCGGCCCGCCCGCCGTGATGAAATCATGCGTCTCCGGGGGCTGCAGGAGTGGGAAGTGGTTTGGCTAGAAGCCCAGCGTCTTGTGCGTTCAGAACCCTTTGGCGGCCAAAATTTACTCAACCTTAGCCATGATCAACTCGCGGCGGCGATTCACGAAAGGAGCCTGTTACGCTTCGTCCGGCGTCAGCTTTACGTAGGGATCACCATCACTGTCGCCTTTGCTCTCTGCATTGTTGCTGCTTTATGGGTTCATGCTGCACAGATAGATGCTGCTAAGGAACGCATACGTGCCGATCATGAGTTTGCGCTCCGCACTGCTGCTGCGGAAGCAGCGTTGGAGCGAGCTGGAGAGCAAACCGGGATGAACGCCCTGGCAACGCTCGCAGCGGCCGTGAAGACCCTGCCCAGTGATGATACTGCGTTCTTCCATCTCGTGGATGCAGCGATGTCCGAGGGCATCTCCATTCCTCTCGGCTACAGGCAACTTGTTAAAGACCCGGGTGCATTCGATAACGGGAGGAAGACTGAAATTCTCCCCGACGTAGATGGAAACCACTTCGGCCATTTACGTGGTGCTAAGTTGGAAGTCATCTCCCTTTTAGGTAGCGATGAACCTCGTATGATCCATATTCCTCCAGACCTCAGCAAGGCCAGCTTTGCACTAGGTAATGGTGGTAAAGCGGTTGTAGCCATCAACAAGCGTTCTGCGACAAAGGCAGCACCCGGCATCGGGCCTTCCGAACGACCAGTGACTGGTAAAAAAATGGATCTGCACATCCATCAGAACGGTATCTTGCCCTGGCCGAAGACTGAGCTACCGCCCATCAGCGGGGATCTCCACGAGCTTATGCTCAGTCCACGAGCCCATTGGTTGATTATGGCAGATCGCAAGAAAAAGAACCTCCTATGCTGTGATCTTCAAGGGCATCCTCTACCCCTTCCCCTGGGTAAAAAAGCTGGCGATGTCCGATGGCTGTGCTTTCCAAAGCAAGACGACATTGTAGTTGCAGCTATATATGATTCAGGAGCTGCTCCAGATTCTGAATTTCAGAGCACATCGGCCTTTGTAAAGCGAGGGGATAACTCTGAGTGGTTACCCCTAAAACTGAAAGATGTCCGCGTTGCCGAATTCAGCATGAACGGCGGCTGGCTGGCAGTTGTTCATGGCCATGAAATAAGCTTTTTTTCGCGCACAAACCTAAATCAAGACACATCACTAGCAACTACGCAGACATTCCCTCTTAGACAGATACTTCCAGTGGAAAAGGAGGAGCCGCGCACACTGAATATTCAAACGCTCACATTTTTTGAGAATGATCAGCGCATGATTGTTAGCGGAAGAATGAGATCTGAACTCGATTATACCTATACCGATGAGCTTTATTATTTTAGCTTGAGAAACGAAAAGTGGCAGGTTGATTTTAGCACCCAGACTCAGAAGAGAGACGAGGAGTCCGATCTCAGCTCAACCAAACTTAGAGACCTCCTTATACGTCGTATAGAAGAAAGCACCACTCAACTTGACCGCCCGACTCGCTGGCAGTTCGATCCCTCTGGACGTTGGGCCTCTACTCCGACTCAAATCATCGATCTTTTGGGCGACAGAAGCCCACCATTTAGCTACCCTTGGCAAAGCATTCAGTTGGAGGAAGAAGATAGGCGCCCACGGATGCCCCCTAATCTTGGCAATTGGCTGTCCCCCACCTTAGCGCCCCCCCCATTGCTACGGTTACTGGAACCTAGCGGTGCATATGCAGATTGGCGTTTGGGCAGCGTCCCCATACTGCGCCCATCCCTCCGACTGTTAGGTAAACCAGAACGCAAAGCACGAATAGCTCCTGATAGAGCCTGCTTGATCGTTTGGGACGAAGACAGACGCTGGACTGGGACGGCAAACATACAAGATCAAAGTGCCCCTAGTCCAGGCATTATTCTACCCGAAGGATGGACAGTCCTAAATATTACGGCAGCCAAGTACCTTTTAGCCTACTCGGAATCCAGTAACAGTCTACAAGTGTGGGATGTGGCAATACCGGAGGCACCACTCTTCAAAGAAGAAATTAAGCTCTCTACAGACATAAATATCCAACCCAGTCGCGACAACGCATTGGTCAATGTCGCAGGAGACCGCATCTTCATTGCAGATACTCTATCGAGGCTTTTTTGGCAGTTCGCTTTTGCCTCAAAAACCTGGACGTCACAGCCAGCAGAGCGTGTGCTCGACCTGCCTCATGGATGGATCTTACAATCCCACACTACTGAATCTGAAGACGAGGATAGCCTTGCCAGTTCGATGGAGTACAAAGCGAGCATTGCCAAAGCCAGCACTCCAGACAAACCACTACATGTCAATCTGCGAAGCGGTTACACTCATTTAAAGGTTACACCCGATGGTCGTGGGTTGATAATTGTTTATCCGGAAACAAGCAAGTCCACTTCTGGCCGGAGGAACTCACAACTATTACTCAGGCACTATGAACTGACTCCTGATGAAGGACTAAAGGATCCGCAAGAATGGCTCCTTAACGGGGATGCCGAAGTAGATGACATAATGACTTCTCCGGACTTGCGCTGGTGCACTGCACTCATAAATGGCTCCACGCCTAAAATGTGGGACCTACGACTCCCTGCCAGCAATCAAAATAATGGCCGACCAGCGCTGCCCTTGGGAGAATGGAGCATCGGCAGCGACCAATACTACTTCAACGAAAATATTACCAAGCGGAAGGTCGCCATTATCCCTGAACGGCATGAACTGGTCATCGAAGGCGAGGACAAGGTATTCCATATACCTTTCTCAGAGTGGCGTCCTGGCACGACTCCAGAAGAGCTTGCTGATCGCATAAATTTCGCTGACCTAGTCTCCACTCTCACCAGTGAACAAGAGTTTCGCACCTCTATGCGTAGAAGTGGAGCCATCAGCAAAAAAATCATACCAGGCGAAGTCTTGCTTGAGCGCTATGGCAAAGACATGAGCAACCAAAGTCTAGCCAAAGTCACGGCTTGGCTCATGAATGGCGGTTCGGTGCGCGAGCATCCCTTCACGACTCGGCCTATTGGTGACTGGATCGCCGAACGCCTGACCGCAGAAACCATCGATGATACGATACAAGCATATAGAGCCTCGCCCAGTGATCCAAAAGTATTGCGTGCTCTAGGCAAGCTCTTGTTTAAAGAATCAGGCCATCAGTCCAGCTTTACCTCTGAGGCTTGCTTTACTTTTGCCAGAGAAAACTCTTCAGCCAGTGAGCACGCCGAGATTGACGCGGAGTGGGCTCAAGTATCCCAACACGGGGCCCTGCTCTTACTCGATAAGATCTTTCAAGGCACCGAATACTCTTCTTTCAGGACTTACAGTAAAATGAAGGTTCTGCAGCAAGTGCAGAAGAGGCTGGGCAGTCTTGGTTACTATCAAGGTGCGCCTGACGGCCGGACAGATAGTTTGAATCATGCCGCGATTGTTCAATGGCAGGCCTCCCGAGGTCAGCCGCCCACAGGATTGTTGTCAACGAATGACATAAAACAATTAGGAATGAATAATTTACTGGAGCAACATGCACCTGCCCTCGGCGGAAAGTGGCTTGGCACTTATTATTATGGGACCGATGAATCAGCTGCACAAAAACCGGTCGAGTTTAAGCTTACTATCCAGAACAATCACGGTGACTCTTGGTTCACAGGTATTTACACAGAGCCATACTCTGGCTTCGGATCTCGTGGGCCTGACGGGCAGATGCATGGCTTAGTGTCAGGCTCTATCATTGATGAAAATGGCAAGATGAAAATTCAATTCAACAAGACTTACCGTTATTTTCACCAACCTCCTATAGTTTACGAGGGCACGCTCAATCCAGATACAGGCAAAGCCTATGGCAATTGGGGCGGTAAGCGAGGAACGTTTACCTTGGAACGACAGCCTTAACATCAGTCAGCCTGCCATGAAACACATTTGGATCATCACTCTCTTCGGTCTTGTGAGCTGCCACAGACCTTCCCTGACTGAGCTTCCGCAACAAGGCAGCGCGATGCAGGGACGGATCATCGTTTCCGGTTTCGAACCTTTTGACGGAAGGAGGAGGAATGCGTCTTATCAAATAGCCCAACTAGTCGCAAAAGCCGGGACGGGGCGAGATATCACCGTTTTGGAAGTTCCCGTTCACTGGGGCGCACCAGAAAAGGCTCTGGCCTCGCAAAAGGCGAGGCCATGGACCCTGTGGCTAGCCTTCGGAGAAGGCACTAACATCTTCCAGATTGAAACTGTCGCAAACAATAGGCGTATCAACACGGAGGATAACAACGATCAAAAGCCGTCTCAAGCGCAGATGATAAAAGGTGCGCCAGAAAAGCTAACCTCTCTCTTCCCTGCAGCTGCATTATGTGACGCCTTAGTTAAACGGGGTCTGCCCGTCCGCGTCTCCGTCGAAGCGGGAAATTACCTCTGTGAAGAAATGTTATTCAACCTCCTACACTCTCAGGCAGAGGTGCCTGGTCCGGCACCCGTAGTCCTCTTTATTCACACGCCGGTGCTCGGAGCCAAAGTCAAGATGCCTGATGGCAGCGAGCGCCTGATGAACGAAGATCTCTTGGGGAAATTCGCTGCCGCTATTCTTCCGGCTATCGAGGAGTCGCTGCTAAACTCAGTTGAACCTTAAGCACGCCAAGCGAAAATCACCCTTGCTATCATGAATGATTTGCTTAACGTTACCAACTGAATGTCACGTATGTGGAGTCATAATGATTGTTTACAAAGATGAAGCGGGCAGCCATCATCATCGGTGTCGACAGGACCGGAGGCATGCCCCCCCTGAGAGACGCTGCCAAAGGTGCCCGACGTTTTGAAGACTGGGCACTGAGCCAAAAATTTGATTCTATACATGTTTTCACCGACGAGGACGACAGCGTCGTGGAAGTGGGGGCAATTAAGAGGGCCATCAAAAAGATGGTTGATACTGGCACCTTTGAGCAACTTGTGATCTATTTCGCGGGCCATGGCGTGAACATCGGCTATGGCGAGTATTGGTTGCTATCTGACGCGCCTGGAGACCCACAGGCGGCAGTCAATATCCGCAGCAGTACATGGCAGGCCGAATACTCCGGCATTCCACACACCATCTTCATTTCCGATGCCTGCCGTACAGCTGCTGAAGGAGGAACAACCCAGAGGGTGACTGGCAGTGAAATTTTTCCTAACGACGGAGTCGGTGGGTTAGCAAAGCCAGTAGATATTTTTTATGCCTGTACGTTGGGACGTCCGGCACTTGAGATCCGGGATCGGAATGTGGCGGCAGGCGCATTTACAGCTTTGTATACCAGTGCATTTCTTGATGTATTGCAGGGCAAGCACGCTGAACTCCTGGAATGGAAAAAGGAGGCAGGCAAGTCCGTTGCCTACGTACGACCAAGGCCGCTGAAACCTCATCTAACCGCAGAGGTACCACGTCGTATCACCCAACTCAAATTGCAGGCAACCGCGATCCAGGAGCCGGACGCGCGGATCGTTTCGGATGACACCGCCTGGATCGCACGACTTACCGAAGAGGAAGGGTTTACACCGCCTAGGCCAACAGCATTTTCAATACCCATACGGAGAAGCAATGCATATCGCGCAGGGGTGAAGCCCGCATTAGCTCCTGTCACAGCAGCTTCAGCGGCATGCATTCTGTTGCGGTCAGTGCTGAAAGACGGCATCCAAGGTATCATGACAGCCTCGGAGCCCCCGGAACTGATCACTCGACGCCGCACCCGTAGCCCGAAACTCACCACTCTCGATAAGGACTCGGTGGCATGCGTCGCTACATTGAACTCCCTAGCGAGGAAAGCTGCGATCCCATTCGGGCCACCCCATCAAGAGACCCATTGCGGCTTCAAAATTCGGGGTGCCAAATTTGTCAAAGCTTGGTGCAACGGATCAATCGCAGAGGTCATAGACCAGCCTGGTGATTTGATTCGTATGCACAATGTTCCAACCCCAAGCACTAGCGTTCTACTGGAGTTGGAGAATGGAACAGGCATGTTGCTGCCAGCCATTCCCGGATTCCTCGCCGGTCTCACGGTAGAGGATGGGGAATTGATAGACGTAGCCTATGAACCCTCCGATAACACCTCACGTTGGGATACTTACCGCCAACACGCTGCAGATCTGCGGGCACTTCGTGCGGTAGCTTCATCTGCTACCCGGAGCGGTGTGTTTCGGCTGGAGAATGAAGACGCACTGGAAATCATGCATCGGATGCAGCATTTCAAAAGTGTTGATCCCTCGCTAGCCATCTATGCCACCTATGCCTATCATGACATTCGTCTCCGCGAGCTCATCCAGCAAATAAGCAATTCTATGAGGGACGATCTTGGAGCCCGCTTGTTCGATATTGCCTTGCTTGCTGGTGAACTTCACAAAGTCCAAATCGGCGCATCCAAAGATCAGGCTCTCATCTCCCCATTCCCTCTGCTCGCTCAAGGTTGGGCACTCCTCGCCGCCCAGGCAGTTACCTTGCCGGACGCCCTCAAGGACATTCAATGCTCCCTCCTGCCTTCGGTCTGGACGCTGTTTAACCCCGAAGGAGTGAGAAAAATCCAAACTGCCATAGAACAACGAGAAATTATATGAAACGTAAGCTCATTTTCATCCACGGTCGGTCACAGCAATTCAAAGACTCCATCCAGCTGAAAGCCGAATGGATTTCTGCATGGAAAAAAGGCCTCAAATTGAATGGCCTGGAATTGCCCATGGAGGAAACAGATATCGCCTTCCCCTATTATGGTCAGACTCTCCATGACCTAGTAGAAAGATCCCCAGAAGTCGCTGAAATTATCATACGAGGTGCCGAAGAAGATGCCGCCAAGAAAGCGTTCGTCCGATCCGTCATCGAAGAGATCAAAAAGGCCAAGATCACCGATGAGCAGCTCGAAACGATCGTCGGCAGCGACGTAGTTGAGCGCGGCCCCCTCAATTGGCCCTGGGTCCGTGGCGTCCTACAAGCTGTCGATAAATACATCCCAGGCGGCAGTGGCAGCAGTATTGCGCTTGCCACCAACGACGTATACCAATACCTCAATAGCTCTGGCATTCGCGACTCTATTGAATCCGGCGTGCTCAAGGCCATTAGTCCCGGTATTGAGACAGTGGTCGTCAGCCACTCCCTTGGCACGGTCGTGGCCTACAACCTCTTGCGCCGTGAGGGAGAGTCCCGCGAATGGAAGGTACCACTCTTTGTAACCTTGGGATCCCCTCTCGCTGTGACTGCAATTAAAAAGGCCCTGCGTCCCATAGGCCATCCATCCTGCGTCTCTAAATGGTACAATGCTATGGACCCACGCGACATCGTGTCCCTGCGACCACTGGACGAAGATCATTTCGACATCTCCCCCTCCATCGAGAACCACCTCGAGGTCAACAATCACACCGATAATCGCCACGGCATCGCTGGCTATCTGGACGATAAACAAGTGGCCAAACGCATCTACGATGCATTGGTCGCATGACTTAAGTTGACAACTCTTCTGGGTTTTATATTTTACGGTTCATGATGTCTGTGCTGTGTTTCAGCGCACTTCGGACTTATAACTCTTGGTGCAGTTCTCAAATGCAGGCCTCCTCTCAAAGTTTCTTTTATTATTTGCAAAGAAGGAGCTCTGGCAGGAGGCCGCAGCTTATACGATCTAGTTACCGCAGAACAAATCGTGGAGCCCATACTGACGCTTTCCAGAAAGAATCTACCGATTTTGTGAAGTCGCAATCAAAGCACTTCCAGAACCATCCAGAAGTAATAGCCTGAATAGTCCAACTTTCTTGAACCAAAAGGCACTCGGAAACTAACCTTGATGAATATATGTCGCTCGGTTCTGAATAAAATTGTTGCCCAAGATTAAGCGGATCCATGATAGGTAAGGCATCTGCATATGTTTTTTTCTCTTTCGTGAAACGCAACTCCACCCGGCAAACCCTGAACCCACCCAGCCACAAAGGAAATACAACACAAGATCTAGATTTACTCACCATCACACCAGCAGAGTTGGCATGATTTTCCTTTGTATCCCAAGTCGAAGCCCAAGCCTCCCACGAATCATTAGTGGTGTTGATGACTTGACTAAAATTGTGAAGCGCAGTTCCTGAGCCATCAATTAGAGAAATATAAGGAACATTTGGAAACATTTGCTGAAGCCATTCTTCCAAAGAACGCATTATCTGAATAGTATGCTTAGCATTCCGTGCAGAGACGCCAAAAATAGCAAGGCTAAGACTTGAAAACCACAAAGACTTAACCATATCCTTTGTTATTACTCCGTTTGCAAAATCCAGTGAAATACAGCCCCGCGTTTTCCCATGCCTTCCAACCCAGACAACGGGGACAGTAATCCCGGAGGCAACTTCCTCTAGAGCGTGGACAGGACAAAGATAATGCGGAGGATTATCTTTAGCATCAAAAGAGATAACCCCCGGAGAATGATCCCCCAGTCCGATTCCAGTCATTCCATCTATGCAAAACCACCCCATGCAGCGTTGAGTTCTTGCAATCTCGTGGTCATCCCATCCCTGCCTGCGGTTCGCAATAGCATGATAAGCAAGTAATTTAAGGAACAGACTTCCATGCCCTCTTTCCACGACAATTCTTAGGCTGACATGGACAGGTTTTTGACATTCAAGCTGACTTGGTCTCCTTGCTTCAAACACCGCCACAATGTCTTGTAAGCACGAATCAAGCCACTTTCTGTTTACTGCACTTGCTCCAAGCCTTGCGGTAAGCCTCTTAAAAGCTCCTAGTTGTTGGCTATCATTCTCTAACTGGGTAGGCGGGTAATTTTCAACGATTTTATCAATTGATTGCTCTAACAACTTCCCGACTGCTCTATTTCTAGAGTTAGAAATCTGAGGCTGTTCACGATGTCGGGTGTGGCGGTCAAAAATATTGGCAACAGATTGCACTAATAAGTGAAGCATTGTCTCATCTGCTTCGACAAATGGCCTTTGGCTGTCTCCACGGACGAGTCGAACAACACCGACGACTCGACCCTTTCTAGTTACAGACGCTGCCAATATTCTTCGATGAGCAGTCCTAGTAGGAGCACCAGCCTCACGAAGGCGATTTTGAGGAATGATCCGAATCTTCCTTTCCAATCCATTCACTATACATTTAACAATCTCGCGAGCGTCGGGCACGTTGTGCTTCCGAAGACTGCATCCAATATTAGCTCCAACAAACGGAGTTATCGCTTGATACAGTGGAATACGTTTATGGTCATAAACAATCGGTTGAGGTTCCTCTAAATCATAAGCTTTGTCCCCTGGGTTTCCAATGAGACCGGAAGTCGAAACGCAGACCAATTTATTTTGAACTTTCATGAAGACCGAACACCACTCAGAATTGAGGCATTCAGAACAAACCTGCCTAATTTGCTCAAACTCATCAAAATTTTTAACACTACTTTCTTGTAGGCGCGAATAAAGAGTAGCCAATGCTATTCGAGCCTGAATTTTACGGATTGAATCAATAAATCCGCCAATTAAGGTGGCAAGTCCCGTAACGACTGCGTTTGAAAATACGTGATCAAGCGCGAAGTCACCCTGTCCCTGCTCGTGTTTAAAAGAGTACACAGTCAATACTCCTTCAACAACTTGCTCACTCGCATTAGGGGATGCTATCTCGTAGATGGGCGTTGCAATTATACGGCTAACCTCCATTCTGCCCGCTTTATTAGGGCGTCGAAACTCTTGGAAATCATCGACTGAGCCACGTAATACTCGACCATGCGCCGTATCACGAGCTATTCGTCCGACTAAGCTTTCTACGGGAAGAGTTGATTCGGCGATATATTCATAATCGAACTTGGATGTCCCTTTGACATACAAACACTCTTTTATCTGATCAAAGTGCCAGATAGTGCAACTCGCACTAGTTCCAAAACTACCAGTCTGTGCAGCAGAAGCTATCTGAGCGCATAGCTTGTTTAATAGCTCAGTTCTATCCCATTTGTGGCATTCGGGATTCCAGCCATACATTGAATGAACCCCCTCAGAGCTCCGAAGAACCTGGATCCCTGGTGCTAATGCAGCAGCGGCAGATTCAACCTCACTTACCTGAACTGCAGCAAAAGCTCCTGGGTATCTAGCCTCCAGATTCAAGACGCCAATCAACTCGAACTCCATTTCGACCGGACAGGAAGCCCCATTTGAAGCAGCGGGACTTGGGCAGTATATTGGCACCACGACCTCGGACTTTGTGGAAGGTATAGTTTTACGATAAATATAATTTGAAAGATGTGTCTCCGGCTGCACCAATTTACGGTCCTTGTCTGTAATATCACGAACGTTGTTGATCAAGTACGATTGCCCGGTTGCAGCGACGTGACCTACAATACCCTCTCCAGTCACAGCTATCTTCCTCTCGATTTTAGGATATGGTACATTAAAGGCAATATCACAAACTAATCTACGTGAACCCTCATCACTGTAGCCGTGAATTGATGGAG is a genomic window containing:
- a CDS encoding SIR2 family protein, which codes for MPNRIFDTARMEEMLGSIRDGRCVLFLGPQAALLPDGRPVEQALIKVAVDHLKRFAPAWVNENGEDFGSLAYLCQAVGTDQRDEIRDKLVGELAKWKKAATTGPFHNTLADLPFTLIVQVTPDPFMEIALSAKHIPPGRLAAHAYDFREPYEAGNTGTRRNLPHVGSSAEPLLYYLGGRAQNPRSIPFASEEEVNHLVALVREQPPLPLALTEALRDGGDNHRSALFVGFEFGAWQTRFLLRGLYTQVARPYRAVSTSLEQACKRAPSKEDEEFLWAAYRVVFADKAPIDFAKALRDDWTKFNQTTPPPAQTGSPVNQGKVVEFIVYHVPSDDLLLIAQSITEFWREHHPAFESYKTSKRARELVTFMSELKRLPDLLTRIRERVPTDFSASEPTFYTF
- a CDS encoding peptidoglycan-binding protein, coding for MDTALPAPKSADTPLTVKVHRYPGTRAFQDKELDRRLFTGRDTEIRELCQRILSHRIVVLYATSGTGKSSLLKAGVFPELRARGYLPLDVRFDFSKECTLGTQLDKEVRRECARPEQAATLIDAPSDSPTFEHYFDQAEFWGTRGPMVPVLVLDQFEDVFKRHKDPKIAKQIAQAQAVLFKEIASLITSPRDMRLVLSLREDAIGTLLAMGHEIPGLTHHNLQLLPLSAENAIEAIKLPATKDFGKYNALYTPPFECDDDAVRPLTNWLAEKSRAVIKDTMRGEGGGVETFVLQIFCEHIEAHAIREIAAGRTGTFTTALFEGKGKKEAVLRDYYHGKLLRFLVSRTQEEADKLDLQQLENRWLLPRLANRFMFNPMRSWRVLNLLERDLLTSDGGRRPARRDEIMRLRGLQEWEVVWLEAQRLVRSEPFGGQNLLNLSHDQLAAAIHERSLLRFVRRQLYVGITITVAFALCIVAALWVHAAQIDAAKERIRADHEFALRTAAAEAALERAGEQTGMNALATLAAAVKTLPSDDTAFFHLVDAAMSEGISIPLGYRQLVKDPGAFDNGRKTEILPDVDGNHFGHLRGAKLEVISLLGSDEPRMIHIPPDLSKASFALGNGGKAVVAINKRSATKAAPGIGPSERPVTGKKMDLHIHQNGILPWPKTELPPISGDLHELMLSPRAHWLIMADRKKKNLLCCDLQGHPLPLPLGKKAGDVRWLCFPKQDDIVVAAIYDSGAAPDSEFQSTSAFVKRGDNSEWLPLKLKDVRVAEFSMNGGWLAVVHGHEISFFSRTNLNQDTSLATTQTFPLRQILPVEKEEPRTLNIQTLTFFENDQRMIVSGRMRSELDYTYTDELYYFSLRNEKWQVDFSTQTQKRDEESDLSSTKLRDLLIRRIEESTTQLDRPTRWQFDPSGRWASTPTQIIDLLGDRSPPFSYPWQSIQLEEEDRRPRMPPNLGNWLSPTLAPPPLLRLLEPSGAYADWRLGSVPILRPSLRLLGKPERKARIAPDRACLIVWDEDRRWTGTANIQDQSAPSPGIILPEGWTVLNITAAKYLLAYSESSNSLQVWDVAIPEAPLFKEEIKLSTDINIQPSRDNALVNVAGDRIFIADTLSRLFWQFAFASKTWTSQPAERVLDLPHGWILQSHTTESEDEDSLASSMEYKASIAKASTPDKPLHVNLRSGYTHLKVTPDGRGLIIVYPETSKSTSGRRNSQLLLRHYELTPDEGLKDPQEWLLNGDAEVDDIMTSPDLRWCTALINGSTPKMWDLRLPASNQNNGRPALPLGEWSIGSDQYYFNENITKRKVAIIPERHELVIEGEDKVFHIPFSEWRPGTTPEELADRINFADLVSTLTSEQEFRTSMRRSGAISKKIIPGEVLLERYGKDMSNQSLAKVTAWLMNGGSVREHPFTTRPIGDWIAERLTAETIDDTIQAYRASPSDPKVLRALGKLLFKESGHQSSFTSEACFTFARENSSASEHAEIDAEWAQVSQHGALLLLDKIFQGTEYSSFRTYSKMKVLQQVQKRLGSLGYYQGAPDGRTDSLNHAAIVQWQASRGQPPTGLLSTNDIKQLGMNNLLEQHAPALGGKWLGTYYYGTDESAAQKPVEFKLTIQNNHGDSWFTGIYTEPYSGFGSRGPDGQMHGLVSGSIIDENGKMKIQFNKTYRYFHQPPIVYEGTLNPDTGKAYGNWGGKRGTFTLERQP
- a CDS encoding caspase family protein — encoded protein: MKRAAIIIGVDRTGGMPPLRDAAKGARRFEDWALSQKFDSIHVFTDEDDSVVEVGAIKRAIKKMVDTGTFEQLVIYFAGHGVNIGYGEYWLLSDAPGDPQAAVNIRSSTWQAEYSGIPHTIFISDACRTAAEGGTTQRVTGSEIFPNDGVGGLAKPVDIFYACTLGRPALEIRDRNVAAGAFTALYTSAFLDVLQGKHAELLEWKKEAGKSVAYVRPRPLKPHLTAEVPRRITQLKLQATAIQEPDARIVSDDTAWIARLTEEEGFTPPRPTAFSIPIRRSNAYRAGVKPALAPVTAASAACILLRSVLKDGIQGIMTASEPPELITRRRTRSPKLTTLDKDSVACVATLNSLARKAAIPFGPPHQETHCGFKIRGAKFVKAWCNGSIAEVIDQPGDLIRMHNVPTPSTSVLLELENGTGMLLPAIPGFLAGLTVEDGELIDVAYEPSDNTSRWDTYRQHAADLRALRAVASSATRSGVFRLENEDALEIMHRMQHFKSVDPSLAIYATYAYHDIRLRELIQQISNSMRDDLGARLFDIALLAGELHKVQIGASKDQALISPFPLLAQGWALLAAQAVTLPDALKDIQCSLLPSVWTLFNPEGVRKIQTAIEQREII
- a CDS encoding alpha/beta hydrolase, with translation MKRKLIFIHGRSQQFKDSIQLKAEWISAWKKGLKLNGLELPMEETDIAFPYYGQTLHDLVERSPEVAEIIIRGAEEDAAKKAFVRSVIEEIKKAKITDEQLETIVGSDVVERGPLNWPWVRGVLQAVDKYIPGGSGSSIALATNDVYQYLNSSGIRDSIESGVLKAISPGIETVVVSHSLGTVVAYNLLRREGESREWKVPLFVTLGSPLAVTAIKKALRPIGHPSCVSKWYNAMDPRDIVSLRPLDEDHFDISPSIENHLEVNNHTDNRHGIAGYLDDKQVAKRIYDALVA